A genome region from Anastrepha obliqua isolate idAnaObli1 chromosome 4, idAnaObli1_1.0, whole genome shotgun sequence includes the following:
- the LOC129243858 gene encoding dystrobrevin beta isoform X5, producing the protein MELESSIAILQDLRLHTFDSIRFASYRTASKLRYIQKSTNLHLVDIWNVIEAFRENGLNTLEPQSEVSVARLETLVSSLYHNLNKRLPTAQQVPVDSKAGLLLNWLLAAYTSDNSGKIRVFSIKVALATMCSGKLVDKLRYIFSQISDGAGQLVPWKLGEFLREVLALPAAVYESPTFHYKDGLEEEIFPAENKVTVNDFMATLMSEPGPSCLVWLPLLHRLATVETIVHPTICSVCHKENFTGFRYRCQRCHAYQLCQECFWHGKTSLNHQNDHEVKEYSSYKSPSKQIGHSLRKSFRCVPEKTTQVLPRFPEHPEKTLNLSHIVPPSPLPSHNGFTDPPLLHGGGPGGAHSGGLLYDRSSTLDSRATGRSLDSATGASMSRMATASANDEEHRLIARYAARLAQENRAPVNAGNAENASPIGSDNSRAQRELIAQLEAKNKEIMREIARLRRQQEVEQITPENPALINELRALRQRKGELEGHLGALQDSRRQLMEQLEGLMRMLKNQQTTSPRSTPNSSPRSGKSPPMPGGGGLGGVGAVGGGANSLNVAAMHSQQGQPSPHSLMGGGGGGRPTQQQLLQAQQTGALQAAQQQSFNTSQLEQLNQISNEVRSAFTGNTSSSKCE; encoded by the exons ATGGAACTGGAGTCAAGCATTGCTATTCTGCAGGATTTGCGTTTGCATACATTCGACTCGATACGTTTTGCATCTTACCGCACGGCCTCCAAATTGCGTTACATACAAAAGTCGACAAATTTACACTTGGTCGATATTTGGAATGTAATCGAAGCATTCCGTGAGAACGGTTTGAACACATTAGAACCGCAAAGTGAAGTGAGTGTGGCACGACTAGAGACGCTCGTCTCATCACTCTATCATAACCTCAATAAACGTCTTCCCACGGCTCAGCAAGTGCCCGTCGATTCGAAGGCTGGACTCTTACTCAATTGGCTATTAGCGGCGTATACAAG tgACAATTCTGGCAAAATTCGTGTATTCTCAATCAAGGTGGCCTTGGCAACTATGTGCTCTGGCAAACTGGTGGATAAATTGAGAT ATATCTTTTCGCAAATATCTGACGGCGCCGGTCAGTTGGTGCCTTGGAAATTAGGCGAATTTTTGCGCGAAGTGCTGGCATTGCCTGCAGCTGTTTATGAATCTCCAACATTCCACTATAAAGACGGGCTGGAGGAGGAAATATTTCCAGCTGAGAATAAGGTCACAGTGAACGATTTCATGGCAACACTTATGTCTGAACCGGGCCCATCGTGCCTTGTTTGGTTGCCGCTGTTGCATCGTTTGGCCACTGTTGAGACAATTGTGCATCCGACAATCTGTTCGGTATGTCATAAGGAGAACTTTACGGGATTTCGTTATCGTTGTCAGCGGTGCCACGCCTACCAATTATGTCAAGAGTGTTTTTGGCACGGCAAGACATCACTGAACCATCAGAATGACCACGAAGTCAAAGAATATTCGAGTTATAAATCGCCCAGTAAGCAGATCGGCCATTCGTTGCGGAAGAGCTTCCGATGTGTGCCCGAGAAGACGACACAAGTGTTGCCACGATTCCCTGAGCATCCCGAAAAGACACTGAATCTCTCCCATATTGTACCGCCATCGCCATTGCCGTCGCACAATGGTTTCACCGATCCGCCGTTACTGCATGGCGGCGGGCCAGGTGGCGCACATAGTGGTGGTCTGTTGTATGATCGCTCCAGTACGTTAGATTCACGTGCTACTGGACGCAGTCTCGACAGTGCCACCGGTGCTAGTATGTCACGCATGGCCACCGCTTCGGCAAACGATGAAGAACATCGCTTAATTGCACGCTATGCCGCACGTCTTGCCCAAGAGAATCGCGCC CCAGTCAATGCTGGCAATGCAGAAAATGCGAGCCCCATTGGTTCGGATAATTCGCGTGCGCAACGCGAACTAATTGCTCAACTTGAAGCTAAAAATAAGGAGATTATGCGCGAAATAGCCAGACTGCGCCGTCAACAGGAAGTTGAGCAAATCACACCGGAGAATCCAGCGTTAATAAACGAGTTGCGTGCATTGCGTCAACGCAAAGGTGAGCTCGAGGGCCATTTGGGTGCCTTGCAGGATTCACGACGTCAACTAATGGAACAATTGGAAGGCTTGATGCGCATGCtaaaaaaccaacaaacaaCCTCACCACGTTCCACACCCAATTCCAGTCCACGTTCGGGCAAATCACCACCCATGCCGGGTGGCGGCGGCTTAGGAGGAGTGGGTGCAGTAGGTGGTGGCGCTAATTCCCTTAATGTTGCAGCAATGCACTCCCAACAGGGCCAACCATCGCCGCACTCTTTAATGGGTGGCGGCGGTGGCGGTCGCCCAACGCAGCAGCAACTACTGCAGGCACAACAGACTGGGGCGCTTCAAGCGGCACAACAACAGTCCTTCAATACAAGTCAACTGGAACAATTGAATCAAATAAGCAATGAAGTGCGTTCCGCATTTACAGGCAATACGAGCTCAA GCAAATGCGAGTAA
- the LOC129243858 gene encoding dystrobrevin beta isoform X3 gives MELESSIAILQDLRLHTFDSIRFASYRTASKLRYIQKSTNLHLVDIWNVIEAFRENGLNTLEPQSEVSVARLETLVSSLYHNLNKRLPTAQQVPVDSKAGLLLNWLLAAYTSDNSGKIRVFSIKVALATMCSGKLVDKLRYIFSQISDGAGQLVPWKLGEFLREVLALPAAVYESPTFHYKDGLEEEIFPAENKVTVNDFMATLMSEPGPSCLVWLPLLHRLATVETIVHPTICSVCHKENFTGFRYRCQRCHAYQLCQECFWHGKTSLNHQNDHEVKEYSSYKSPSKQIGHSLRKSFRCVPEKTTQVLPRFPEHPEKTLNLSHIVPPSPLPSHNGFTDPPLLHGGGPGGAHSGGLLYDRSSTLDSRATGRSLDSATGASMSRMATASANDEEHRLIARYAARLAQENRAPVNAGNAENASPIGSDNSRAQRELIAQLEAKNKEIMREIARLRRQQEVEQITPENPALINELRALRQRKGELEGHLGALQDSRRQLMEQLEGLMRMLKNQQTTSPRSTPNSSPRSGKSPPMPGGGGLGGVGAVGGGANSLNVAAMHSQQGQPSPHSLMGGGGGGRPTQQQLLQAQQTGALQAAQQQSFNTSQLEQLNQISNEVRSAFTGNTSSTFPHNPIAEINDAADNITSALSNLVNDLNAGPTPIPLQPRFIMPLDYFPNRRRKKRCNCRVSNNDL, from the exons ATGGAACTGGAGTCAAGCATTGCTATTCTGCAGGATTTGCGTTTGCATACATTCGACTCGATACGTTTTGCATCTTACCGCACGGCCTCCAAATTGCGTTACATACAAAAGTCGACAAATTTACACTTGGTCGATATTTGGAATGTAATCGAAGCATTCCGTGAGAACGGTTTGAACACATTAGAACCGCAAAGTGAAGTGAGTGTGGCACGACTAGAGACGCTCGTCTCATCACTCTATCATAACCTCAATAAACGTCTTCCCACGGCTCAGCAAGTGCCCGTCGATTCGAAGGCTGGACTCTTACTCAATTGGCTATTAGCGGCGTATACAAG tgACAATTCTGGCAAAATTCGTGTATTCTCAATCAAGGTGGCCTTGGCAACTATGTGCTCTGGCAAACTGGTGGATAAATTGAGAT ATATCTTTTCGCAAATATCTGACGGCGCCGGTCAGTTGGTGCCTTGGAAATTAGGCGAATTTTTGCGCGAAGTGCTGGCATTGCCTGCAGCTGTTTATGAATCTCCAACATTCCACTATAAAGACGGGCTGGAGGAGGAAATATTTCCAGCTGAGAATAAGGTCACAGTGAACGATTTCATGGCAACACTTATGTCTGAACCGGGCCCATCGTGCCTTGTTTGGTTGCCGCTGTTGCATCGTTTGGCCACTGTTGAGACAATTGTGCATCCGACAATCTGTTCGGTATGTCATAAGGAGAACTTTACGGGATTTCGTTATCGTTGTCAGCGGTGCCACGCCTACCAATTATGTCAAGAGTGTTTTTGGCACGGCAAGACATCACTGAACCATCAGAATGACCACGAAGTCAAAGAATATTCGAGTTATAAATCGCCCAGTAAGCAGATCGGCCATTCGTTGCGGAAGAGCTTCCGATGTGTGCCCGAGAAGACGACACAAGTGTTGCCACGATTCCCTGAGCATCCCGAAAAGACACTGAATCTCTCCCATATTGTACCGCCATCGCCATTGCCGTCGCACAATGGTTTCACCGATCCGCCGTTACTGCATGGCGGCGGGCCAGGTGGCGCACATAGTGGTGGTCTGTTGTATGATCGCTCCAGTACGTTAGATTCACGTGCTACTGGACGCAGTCTCGACAGTGCCACCGGTGCTAGTATGTCACGCATGGCCACCGCTTCGGCAAACGATGAAGAACATCGCTTAATTGCACGCTATGCCGCACGTCTTGCCCAAGAGAATCGCGCC CCAGTCAATGCTGGCAATGCAGAAAATGCGAGCCCCATTGGTTCGGATAATTCGCGTGCGCAACGCGAACTAATTGCTCAACTTGAAGCTAAAAATAAGGAGATTATGCGCGAAATAGCCAGACTGCGCCGTCAACAGGAAGTTGAGCAAATCACACCGGAGAATCCAGCGTTAATAAACGAGTTGCGTGCATTGCGTCAACGCAAAGGTGAGCTCGAGGGCCATTTGGGTGCCTTGCAGGATTCACGACGTCAACTAATGGAACAATTGGAAGGCTTGATGCGCATGCtaaaaaaccaacaaacaaCCTCACCACGTTCCACACCCAATTCCAGTCCACGTTCGGGCAAATCACCACCCATGCCGGGTGGCGGCGGCTTAGGAGGAGTGGGTGCAGTAGGTGGTGGCGCTAATTCCCTTAATGTTGCAGCAATGCACTCCCAACAGGGCCAACCATCGCCGCACTCTTTAATGGGTGGCGGCGGTGGCGGTCGCCCAACGCAGCAGCAACTACTGCAGGCACAACAGACTGGGGCGCTTCAAGCGGCACAACAACAGTCCTTCAATACAAGTCAACTGGAACAATTGAATCAAATAAGCAATGAAGTGCGTTCCGCATTTACAGGCAATACGAGCTCAA CCTTCCCGCATAATCCAATTGCTGAGATAAATGATGCTGCTGATAATATAACATCCGCGCTTTCGAATCTGGTAAACGATTTGAATGCAG GGCCAACACCGATTCCCTTGCAACCTCGCTTTATAATGCCGCTTG ACTACTTTCCTAATAGACGACGTAAAAAGCGTTGCAATTGTAGAGTTTCAAATAACGACTTATAA
- the LOC129243858 gene encoding dystrobrevin beta isoform X4 has product MELESSIAILQDLRLHTFDSIRFASYRTASKLRYIQKSTNLHLVDIWNVIEAFRENGLNTLEPQSEVSVARLETLVSSLYHNLNKRLPTAQQVPVDSKAGLLLNWLLAAYTSDNSGKIRVFSIKVALATMCSGKLVDKLRYIFSQISDGAGQLVPWKLGEFLREVLALPAAVYESPTFHYKDGLEEEIFPAENKVTVNDFMATLMSEPGPSCLVWLPLLHRLATVETIVHPTICSVCHKENFTGFRYRCQRCHAYQLCQECFWHGKTSLNHQNDHEVKEYSSYKSPSKQIGHSLRKSFRCVPEKTTQVLPRFPEHPEKTLNLSHIVPPSPLPSHNGFTDPPLLHGGGPGGAHSGGLLYDRSSTLDSRATGRSLDSATGASMSRMATASANDEEHRLIARYAARLAQENRAPVNAGNAENASPIGSDNSRAQRELIAQLEAKNKEIMREIARLRRQQEVEQITPENPALINELRALRQRKGELEGHLGALQDSRRQLMEQLEGLMRMLKNQQTTSPRSTPNSSPRSGKSPPMPGGGGLGGVGAVGGGANSLNVAAMHSQQGQPSPHSLMGGGGGGRPTQQQLLQAQQTGALQAAQQQSFNTSQLEQLNQISNEVRSAFTGNTSSNFDESQSYNNEWIVKANASNHWQEQFAQWRLQFQNEFI; this is encoded by the exons ATGGAACTGGAGTCAAGCATTGCTATTCTGCAGGATTTGCGTTTGCATACATTCGACTCGATACGTTTTGCATCTTACCGCACGGCCTCCAAATTGCGTTACATACAAAAGTCGACAAATTTACACTTGGTCGATATTTGGAATGTAATCGAAGCATTCCGTGAGAACGGTTTGAACACATTAGAACCGCAAAGTGAAGTGAGTGTGGCACGACTAGAGACGCTCGTCTCATCACTCTATCATAACCTCAATAAACGTCTTCCCACGGCTCAGCAAGTGCCCGTCGATTCGAAGGCTGGACTCTTACTCAATTGGCTATTAGCGGCGTATACAAG tgACAATTCTGGCAAAATTCGTGTATTCTCAATCAAGGTGGCCTTGGCAACTATGTGCTCTGGCAAACTGGTGGATAAATTGAGAT ATATCTTTTCGCAAATATCTGACGGCGCCGGTCAGTTGGTGCCTTGGAAATTAGGCGAATTTTTGCGCGAAGTGCTGGCATTGCCTGCAGCTGTTTATGAATCTCCAACATTCCACTATAAAGACGGGCTGGAGGAGGAAATATTTCCAGCTGAGAATAAGGTCACAGTGAACGATTTCATGGCAACACTTATGTCTGAACCGGGCCCATCGTGCCTTGTTTGGTTGCCGCTGTTGCATCGTTTGGCCACTGTTGAGACAATTGTGCATCCGACAATCTGTTCGGTATGTCATAAGGAGAACTTTACGGGATTTCGTTATCGTTGTCAGCGGTGCCACGCCTACCAATTATGTCAAGAGTGTTTTTGGCACGGCAAGACATCACTGAACCATCAGAATGACCACGAAGTCAAAGAATATTCGAGTTATAAATCGCCCAGTAAGCAGATCGGCCATTCGTTGCGGAAGAGCTTCCGATGTGTGCCCGAGAAGACGACACAAGTGTTGCCACGATTCCCTGAGCATCCCGAAAAGACACTGAATCTCTCCCATATTGTACCGCCATCGCCATTGCCGTCGCACAATGGTTTCACCGATCCGCCGTTACTGCATGGCGGCGGGCCAGGTGGCGCACATAGTGGTGGTCTGTTGTATGATCGCTCCAGTACGTTAGATTCACGTGCTACTGGACGCAGTCTCGACAGTGCCACCGGTGCTAGTATGTCACGCATGGCCACCGCTTCGGCAAACGATGAAGAACATCGCTTAATTGCACGCTATGCCGCACGTCTTGCCCAAGAGAATCGCGCC CCAGTCAATGCTGGCAATGCAGAAAATGCGAGCCCCATTGGTTCGGATAATTCGCGTGCGCAACGCGAACTAATTGCTCAACTTGAAGCTAAAAATAAGGAGATTATGCGCGAAATAGCCAGACTGCGCCGTCAACAGGAAGTTGAGCAAATCACACCGGAGAATCCAGCGTTAATAAACGAGTTGCGTGCATTGCGTCAACGCAAAGGTGAGCTCGAGGGCCATTTGGGTGCCTTGCAGGATTCACGACGTCAACTAATGGAACAATTGGAAGGCTTGATGCGCATGCtaaaaaaccaacaaacaaCCTCACCACGTTCCACACCCAATTCCAGTCCACGTTCGGGCAAATCACCACCCATGCCGGGTGGCGGCGGCTTAGGAGGAGTGGGTGCAGTAGGTGGTGGCGCTAATTCCCTTAATGTTGCAGCAATGCACTCCCAACAGGGCCAACCATCGCCGCACTCTTTAATGGGTGGCGGCGGTGGCGGTCGCCCAACGCAGCAGCAACTACTGCAGGCACAACAGACTGGGGCGCTTCAAGCGGCACAACAACAGTCCTTCAATACAAGTCAACTGGAACAATTGAATCAAATAAGCAATGAAGTGCGTTCCGCATTTACAGGCAATACGAGCTCAA ACTTTGATGAATCGCAGTCGTATAACAATGAATGGATCGTTaag GCAAATGCGAGTAATCATTGGCAGGAACAGTTTGCCCAATGGAGATTGCAGTTTCAAAATGA atttatttaa
- the LOC129243858 gene encoding dystrobrevin beta isoform X1, producing MELESSIAILQDLRLHTFDSIRFASYRTASKLRYIQKSTNLHLVDIWNVIEAFRENGLNTLEPQSEVSVARLETLVSSLYHNLNKRLPTAQQVPVDSKAGLLLNWLLAAYTSDNSGKIRVFSIKVALATMCSGKLVDKLRYIFSQISDGAGQLVPWKLGEFLREVLALPAAVYESPTFHYKDGLEEEIFPAENKVTVNDFMATLMSEPGPSCLVWLPLLHRLATVETIVHPTICSVCHKENFTGFRYRCQRCHAYQLCQECFWHGKTSLNHQNDHEVKEYSSYKSPSKQIGHSLRKSFRCVPEKTTQVLPRFPEHPEKTLNLSHIVPPSPLPSHNGFTDPPLLHGGGPGGAHSGGLLYDRSSTLDSRATGRSLDSATGASMSRMATASANDEEHRLIARYAARLAQENRAPVNAGNAENASPIGSDNSRAQRELIAQLEAKNKEIMREIARLRRQQEVEQITPENPALINELRALRQRKGELEGHLGALQDSRRQLMEQLEGLMRMLKNQQTTSPRSTPNSSPRSGKSPPMPGGGGLGGVGAVGGGANSLNVAAMHSQQGQPSPHSLMGGGGGGRPTQQQLLQAQQTGALQAAQQQSFNTSQLEQLNQISNEVRSAFTGNTSSTFPHNPIAEINDAADNITSALSNLVNDLNAGPTPIPLQPRFIMPLDMRHVVGGESSIDGEVNHDGAAANGGTTHYNFNTDNNEDVDEEERRLFENVFQTDEEYRWLDDCERRTHNQRIMCYKHYPNFLIDDENAGFPALHEIGETIDEMQLIMHALVMKYSMSL from the exons ATGGAACTGGAGTCAAGCATTGCTATTCTGCAGGATTTGCGTTTGCATACATTCGACTCGATACGTTTTGCATCTTACCGCACGGCCTCCAAATTGCGTTACATACAAAAGTCGACAAATTTACACTTGGTCGATATTTGGAATGTAATCGAAGCATTCCGTGAGAACGGTTTGAACACATTAGAACCGCAAAGTGAAGTGAGTGTGGCACGACTAGAGACGCTCGTCTCATCACTCTATCATAACCTCAATAAACGTCTTCCCACGGCTCAGCAAGTGCCCGTCGATTCGAAGGCTGGACTCTTACTCAATTGGCTATTAGCGGCGTATACAAG tgACAATTCTGGCAAAATTCGTGTATTCTCAATCAAGGTGGCCTTGGCAACTATGTGCTCTGGCAAACTGGTGGATAAATTGAGAT ATATCTTTTCGCAAATATCTGACGGCGCCGGTCAGTTGGTGCCTTGGAAATTAGGCGAATTTTTGCGCGAAGTGCTGGCATTGCCTGCAGCTGTTTATGAATCTCCAACATTCCACTATAAAGACGGGCTGGAGGAGGAAATATTTCCAGCTGAGAATAAGGTCACAGTGAACGATTTCATGGCAACACTTATGTCTGAACCGGGCCCATCGTGCCTTGTTTGGTTGCCGCTGTTGCATCGTTTGGCCACTGTTGAGACAATTGTGCATCCGACAATCTGTTCGGTATGTCATAAGGAGAACTTTACGGGATTTCGTTATCGTTGTCAGCGGTGCCACGCCTACCAATTATGTCAAGAGTGTTTTTGGCACGGCAAGACATCACTGAACCATCAGAATGACCACGAAGTCAAAGAATATTCGAGTTATAAATCGCCCAGTAAGCAGATCGGCCATTCGTTGCGGAAGAGCTTCCGATGTGTGCCCGAGAAGACGACACAAGTGTTGCCACGATTCCCTGAGCATCCCGAAAAGACACTGAATCTCTCCCATATTGTACCGCCATCGCCATTGCCGTCGCACAATGGTTTCACCGATCCGCCGTTACTGCATGGCGGCGGGCCAGGTGGCGCACATAGTGGTGGTCTGTTGTATGATCGCTCCAGTACGTTAGATTCACGTGCTACTGGACGCAGTCTCGACAGTGCCACCGGTGCTAGTATGTCACGCATGGCCACCGCTTCGGCAAACGATGAAGAACATCGCTTAATTGCACGCTATGCCGCACGTCTTGCCCAAGAGAATCGCGCC CCAGTCAATGCTGGCAATGCAGAAAATGCGAGCCCCATTGGTTCGGATAATTCGCGTGCGCAACGCGAACTAATTGCTCAACTTGAAGCTAAAAATAAGGAGATTATGCGCGAAATAGCCAGACTGCGCCGTCAACAGGAAGTTGAGCAAATCACACCGGAGAATCCAGCGTTAATAAACGAGTTGCGTGCATTGCGTCAACGCAAAGGTGAGCTCGAGGGCCATTTGGGTGCCTTGCAGGATTCACGACGTCAACTAATGGAACAATTGGAAGGCTTGATGCGCATGCtaaaaaaccaacaaacaaCCTCACCACGTTCCACACCCAATTCCAGTCCACGTTCGGGCAAATCACCACCCATGCCGGGTGGCGGCGGCTTAGGAGGAGTGGGTGCAGTAGGTGGTGGCGCTAATTCCCTTAATGTTGCAGCAATGCACTCCCAACAGGGCCAACCATCGCCGCACTCTTTAATGGGTGGCGGCGGTGGCGGTCGCCCAACGCAGCAGCAACTACTGCAGGCACAACAGACTGGGGCGCTTCAAGCGGCACAACAACAGTCCTTCAATACAAGTCAACTGGAACAATTGAATCAAATAAGCAATGAAGTGCGTTCCGCATTTACAGGCAATACGAGCTCAA CCTTCCCGCATAATCCAATTGCTGAGATAAATGATGCTGCTGATAATATAACATCCGCGCTTTCGAATCTGGTAAACGATTTGAATGCAG GGCCAACACCGATTCCCTTGCAACCTCGCTTTATAATGCCGCTTG atatGCGTCATGTTGTGGGTGGCGAATCATCGATCGACGGCGAGGTGAACCATGATGGGGCAGCGGCGAATGGTGGTACTACTCACTATAATTTTAATACTGACAATAACGAAGATGTTGATGAAGAAGAGCGACGTTTATTTGAAAATGTCTTTCAAACCGATGAAGAATATAGATGGTTGGACGATTGTGAGCGACGTACACACAATCAACGCATCATGTGCTACAAACATTATCCCAACTTTTTGATTGATGATGAGAATGCCGGTTTTCCGGCGTTGCACGAAATTGGAGAAACTATTGATGAAATGCAACTGATTATGCACGCGTTGGTTATGAAATATAGTATGAGcttgtga
- the LOC129243858 gene encoding dystrobrevin beta isoform X2, with translation MELESSIAILQDLRLHTFDSIRFASYRTASKLRYIQKSTNLHLVDIWNVIEAFRENGLNTLEPQSEVSVARLETLVSSLYHNLNKRLPTAQQVPVDSKAGLLLNWLLAAYTSDNSGKIRVFSIKVALATMCSGKLVDKLRYIFSQISDGAGQLVPWKLGEFLREVLALPAAVYESPTFHYKDGLEEEIFPAENKVTVNDFMATLMSEPGPSCLVWLPLLHRLATVETIVHPTICSVCHKENFTGFRYRCQRCHAYQLCQECFWHGKTSLNHQNDHEVKEYSSYKSPSKQIGHSLRKSFRCVPEKTTQVLPRFPEHPEKTLNLSHIVPPSPLPSHNGFTDPPLLHGGGPGGAHSGGLLYDRSSTLDSRATGRSLDSATGASMSRMATASANDEEHRLIARYAARLAQENRAPVNAGNAENASPIGSDNSRAQRELIAQLEAKNKEIMREIARLRRQQEVEQITPENPALINELRALRQRKGELEGHLGALQDSRRQLMEQLEGLMRMLKNQQTTSPRSTPNSSPRSGKSPPMPGGGGLGGVGAVGGGANSLNVAAMHSQQGQPSPHSLMGGGGGGRPTQQQLLQAQQTGALQAAQQQSFNTSQLEQLNQISNEVRSAFTGNTSSRPTPIPLQPRFIMPLDMRHVVGGESSIDGEVNHDGAAANGGTTHYNFNTDNNEDVDEEERRLFENVFQTDEEYRWLDDCERRTHNQRIMCYKHYPNFLIDDENAGFPALHEIGETIDEMQLIMHALVMKYSMSL, from the exons ATGGAACTGGAGTCAAGCATTGCTATTCTGCAGGATTTGCGTTTGCATACATTCGACTCGATACGTTTTGCATCTTACCGCACGGCCTCCAAATTGCGTTACATACAAAAGTCGACAAATTTACACTTGGTCGATATTTGGAATGTAATCGAAGCATTCCGTGAGAACGGTTTGAACACATTAGAACCGCAAAGTGAAGTGAGTGTGGCACGACTAGAGACGCTCGTCTCATCACTCTATCATAACCTCAATAAACGTCTTCCCACGGCTCAGCAAGTGCCCGTCGATTCGAAGGCTGGACTCTTACTCAATTGGCTATTAGCGGCGTATACAAG tgACAATTCTGGCAAAATTCGTGTATTCTCAATCAAGGTGGCCTTGGCAACTATGTGCTCTGGCAAACTGGTGGATAAATTGAGAT ATATCTTTTCGCAAATATCTGACGGCGCCGGTCAGTTGGTGCCTTGGAAATTAGGCGAATTTTTGCGCGAAGTGCTGGCATTGCCTGCAGCTGTTTATGAATCTCCAACATTCCACTATAAAGACGGGCTGGAGGAGGAAATATTTCCAGCTGAGAATAAGGTCACAGTGAACGATTTCATGGCAACACTTATGTCTGAACCGGGCCCATCGTGCCTTGTTTGGTTGCCGCTGTTGCATCGTTTGGCCACTGTTGAGACAATTGTGCATCCGACAATCTGTTCGGTATGTCATAAGGAGAACTTTACGGGATTTCGTTATCGTTGTCAGCGGTGCCACGCCTACCAATTATGTCAAGAGTGTTTTTGGCACGGCAAGACATCACTGAACCATCAGAATGACCACGAAGTCAAAGAATATTCGAGTTATAAATCGCCCAGTAAGCAGATCGGCCATTCGTTGCGGAAGAGCTTCCGATGTGTGCCCGAGAAGACGACACAAGTGTTGCCACGATTCCCTGAGCATCCCGAAAAGACACTGAATCTCTCCCATATTGTACCGCCATCGCCATTGCCGTCGCACAATGGTTTCACCGATCCGCCGTTACTGCATGGCGGCGGGCCAGGTGGCGCACATAGTGGTGGTCTGTTGTATGATCGCTCCAGTACGTTAGATTCACGTGCTACTGGACGCAGTCTCGACAGTGCCACCGGTGCTAGTATGTCACGCATGGCCACCGCTTCGGCAAACGATGAAGAACATCGCTTAATTGCACGCTATGCCGCACGTCTTGCCCAAGAGAATCGCGCC CCAGTCAATGCTGGCAATGCAGAAAATGCGAGCCCCATTGGTTCGGATAATTCGCGTGCGCAACGCGAACTAATTGCTCAACTTGAAGCTAAAAATAAGGAGATTATGCGCGAAATAGCCAGACTGCGCCGTCAACAGGAAGTTGAGCAAATCACACCGGAGAATCCAGCGTTAATAAACGAGTTGCGTGCATTGCGTCAACGCAAAGGTGAGCTCGAGGGCCATTTGGGTGCCTTGCAGGATTCACGACGTCAACTAATGGAACAATTGGAAGGCTTGATGCGCATGCtaaaaaaccaacaaacaaCCTCACCACGTTCCACACCCAATTCCAGTCCACGTTCGGGCAAATCACCACCCATGCCGGGTGGCGGCGGCTTAGGAGGAGTGGGTGCAGTAGGTGGTGGCGCTAATTCCCTTAATGTTGCAGCAATGCACTCCCAACAGGGCCAACCATCGCCGCACTCTTTAATGGGTGGCGGCGGTGGCGGTCGCCCAACGCAGCAGCAACTACTGCAGGCACAACAGACTGGGGCGCTTCAAGCGGCACAACAACAGTCCTTCAATACAAGTCAACTGGAACAATTGAATCAAATAAGCAATGAAGTGCGTTCCGCATTTACAGGCAATACGAGCTCAA GGCCAACACCGATTCCCTTGCAACCTCGCTTTATAATGCCGCTTG atatGCGTCATGTTGTGGGTGGCGAATCATCGATCGACGGCGAGGTGAACCATGATGGGGCAGCGGCGAATGGTGGTACTACTCACTATAATTTTAATACTGACAATAACGAAGATGTTGATGAAGAAGAGCGACGTTTATTTGAAAATGTCTTTCAAACCGATGAAGAATATAGATGGTTGGACGATTGTGAGCGACGTACACACAATCAACGCATCATGTGCTACAAACATTATCCCAACTTTTTGATTGATGATGAGAATGCCGGTTTTCCGGCGTTGCACGAAATTGGAGAAACTATTGATGAAATGCAACTGATTATGCACGCGTTGGTTATGAAATATAGTATGAGcttgtga